From Weissella confusa, a single genomic window includes:
- a CDS encoding Nramp family divalent metal transporter: MSEEMTKKPGFVGDATADASLGDVNGSVEVPKNGSFWRKLWAFSGPGALVAVGYMDPGNWVTSVAGGANYHYTLLSVVLVSSLIAMMLQYMAGKLGMVKREDLAQATRARTSKSGGFVLWIITELALIATDIAEVIGGAIALHLLFGWSMIASVLTTAFDVFLLLLLMRFGFRKIEAIVITLILTILVIFGYLVISSNPDIVAMLGGYVPQLQAVSTHAPKGVDSPLLMTLGIVGATVMPHNLYLHSSVSQTRKINRENKAELKEAVRFMTWDSNIQLTLAFVVNSMLLILGASLFFGHADSVGTFGQMYSALSDSKVAGAIASPILSTLFAVALLASGQNSTITGTLTGEVVMAGFLRLKIPMWARRVITRGLALAPVIAFTLIYGGDESKLDVLLINSQVFLSIALPFAMAPLILFTSSKKVMGEDFVNPKWMTTVAWLVFIVLTGLNIQLIVETVRNMF; this comes from the coding sequence ATGTCTGAAGAAATGACAAAGAAGCCAGGCTTCGTCGGCGATGCAACTGCTGACGCAAGTTTGGGCGATGTGAACGGTTCTGTGGAGGTACCAAAGAACGGTTCATTCTGGCGTAAGTTGTGGGCCTTTTCAGGTCCTGGGGCCTTGGTTGCCGTGGGTTACATGGATCCAGGTAACTGGGTAACGTCTGTTGCGGGTGGTGCGAACTATCACTACACGCTTTTGTCAGTCGTATTGGTGTCATCATTGATCGCAATGATGTTGCAATACATGGCTGGTAAGTTGGGAATGGTTAAGCGCGAAGACTTGGCCCAAGCTACACGAGCTCGTACGAGTAAGTCAGGTGGTTTCGTTCTTTGGATTATCACTGAGTTGGCGTTGATTGCCACTGATATTGCCGAAGTTATCGGAGGAGCAATTGCGTTGCACTTGCTGTTCGGTTGGTCAATGATTGCGTCTGTTTTGACGACAGCGTTTGACGTATTCCTGCTATTGTTGTTGATGCGTTTCGGTTTCCGTAAGATTGAAGCAATTGTTATTACATTGATTTTGACGATTTTGGTTATCTTCGGTTACTTGGTTATCTCATCAAACCCAGACATCGTTGCGATGTTGGGTGGATACGTACCACAATTGCAAGCTGTAAGCACGCACGCACCAAAGGGTGTTGATTCACCATTGTTGATGACGTTGGGTATTGTCGGTGCGACGGTTATGCCGCACAATTTGTACTTGCACTCATCAGTTTCACAAACACGTAAGATTAACCGTGAGAACAAGGCTGAATTGAAGGAAGCCGTTCGCTTCATGACATGGGATTCAAACATTCAATTGACGTTGGCCTTCGTTGTTAACTCAATGTTGTTGATCTTGGGAGCATCATTGTTCTTCGGTCACGCTGATTCAGTTGGAACGTTTGGTCAAATGTACTCAGCTTTGTCAGATAGCAAGGTTGCTGGTGCAATTGCGTCACCAATCTTGTCAACGTTGTTCGCCGTTGCGTTGTTGGCGTCAGGTCAAAACTCAACGATTACAGGAACGTTGACTGGTGAAGTTGTCATGGCTGGATTCTTGCGTTTGAAGATTCCAATGTGGGCCCGTCGTGTGATTACACGTGGATTGGCATTGGCACCAGTTATCGCTTTTACATTGATTTACGGTGGTGATGAGTCAAAGTTGGACGTCCTATTGATTAACTCGCAAGTCTTCCTATCAATTGCTTTGCCATTTGCGATGGCACCATTGATTTTGTTCACATCATCAAAGAAGGTGATGGGTGAAGACTTCGTTAACCCTAAGTGGATGACAACGGTTGCTTGGCTAGTATTTATCGTTTTGACTGGATTGAACATCCAATTGATCGTCGAAACGGTTCGTAACATGTTCTAA
- a CDS encoding PadR family transcriptional regulator, giving the protein MNIQVPTTVLDGSVLAMLAKEDTYGYIITKNMQDLLNVSESTMYPVLRRLKKDGYVETYDQPFEGRIRRYYKMTAEGQAHLTEIKDSWGAFRGAVDSLLEEQ; this is encoded by the coding sequence ATGAATATTCAAGTACCGACGACTGTATTGGACGGTTCGGTTCTCGCGATGTTAGCCAAGGAAGATACCTATGGCTATATCATTACGAAAAACATGCAAGACTTGCTGAACGTCAGTGAGTCGACGATGTATCCAGTGCTACGCCGCCTAAAGAAAGATGGCTATGTCGAAACATACGATCAGCCTTTTGAAGGTCGCATCCGACGTTATTACAAAATGACTGCTGAGGGGCAAGCGCATTTGACAGAAATTAAAGATAGCTGGGGCGCTTTCCGTGGCGCAGTTGACTCACTATTGGAGGAACAATAA
- a CDS encoding DUF1700 domain-containing protein, translating into MVNEYLADVRSYMAGVPENEREELLQFYEEQMMDAGLTSEQIIEKYGTPKEFARKLKLEYFIQVDDAPEATDMPAGKRTKNRATLIWLIILGLFASPVLIPVALGLIAALFGVFVAFISVIFAIYATIIAALAVGVFSFISGIILLFQSVATGIFFMGVGIVATAATIFFAPLVWRATKWLFEQVIVFAKWIGRKLVRKNRVEPAQEV; encoded by the coding sequence ATGGTTAATGAGTATTTGGCAGACGTGAGAAGTTATATGGCTGGGGTGCCAGAAAACGAACGCGAAGAACTGCTACAGTTTTATGAGGAACAAATGATGGACGCTGGGTTAACGTCCGAACAAATCATTGAAAAATATGGCACGCCAAAGGAATTCGCCCGCAAGTTGAAGTTGGAGTACTTTATTCAAGTGGACGATGCACCAGAAGCAACTGATATGCCAGCTGGTAAGCGTACCAAGAATCGTGCAACGTTGATTTGGTTGATCATTCTAGGATTGTTTGCGTCACCAGTTTTGATTCCAGTTGCATTGGGGTTAATCGCAGCCTTGTTTGGTGTATTCGTTGCGTTCATTAGTGTTATCTTCGCAATTTATGCAACGATTATTGCTGCATTGGCAGTAGGCGTCTTTTCATTTATTTCAGGTATTATCTTGCTATTCCAATCAGTTGCAACGGGAATCTTCTTTATGGGAGTTGGAATTGTCGCAACGGCAGCCACGATTTTCTTTGCGCCACTAGTATGGCGCGCAACGAAGTGGTTGTTTGAGCAAGTCATTGTCTTTGCAAAGTGGATTGGTCGCAAGTTGGTTCGCAAGAATCGTGTCGAACCAGCACAGGAGGTGTAA
- a CDS encoding DUF4097 family beta strand repeat-containing protein: MDLKKTLIIGAAGMVLGGVMIVGGLSAGAETNIAWDKGPKIVNVSTTHKTFKDAQVQNLEVDAGNNLVEIVRGTEWSVKATGTSNKVLTNLQDKTLRIDAPDDNHHMIFSFGNYDPKVTVTVPFSANLDSLKITTTNGGMIVQGQNVKNTTVSNSNGGVRFENLQGEQLNITTTNGAIALEDTNLHAVHSKSQNSAFKAENLTLTDASDITSTNGMIKLEDSHFPGLDAATHNGYVHVEDVQNGDDDKSYQTGDATKALKIQTTNGVISIEN, from the coding sequence ATGGATTTGAAGAAAACTTTGATTATTGGCGCTGCCGGTATGGTGCTTGGCGGCGTGATGATTGTGGGTGGTTTGAGTGCCGGTGCGGAAACAAACATTGCTTGGGACAAGGGGCCTAAGATTGTTAACGTTTCAACGACACACAAAACATTTAAGGATGCCCAAGTACAAAACCTTGAGGTCGATGCTGGTAACAACTTGGTTGAAATCGTCCGTGGTACGGAATGGAGTGTGAAGGCGACTGGCACGTCAAACAAGGTACTGACTAATTTACAAGATAAGACGTTGCGTATTGATGCGCCAGATGACAATCACCACATGATTTTCTCGTTTGGTAACTATGATCCAAAGGTCACGGTTACGGTGCCGTTCTCAGCTAACTTGGATAGCTTGAAGATTACGACAACGAATGGTGGCATGATTGTCCAAGGACAAAACGTTAAGAACACGACGGTAAGCAACTCAAACGGTGGTGTGCGCTTTGAAAACTTACAAGGTGAGCAACTAAACATCACGACAACGAATGGTGCGATTGCACTTGAAGATACGAACTTGCATGCCGTGCATTCAAAGAGTCAAAACAGTGCATTCAAGGCTGAAAATTTAACGTTGACGGATGCGAGTGACATCACCTCAACGAACGGCATGATCAAGCTTGAGGATAGCCATTTCCCAGGTTTGGATGCAGCAACACACAATGGTTATGTGCATGTTGAAGATGTACAAAACGGTGACGATGATAAGAGCTACCAAACTGGTGATGCAACGAAGGCTTTGAAGATTCAAACGACCAACGGTGTCATCTCAATTGAAAATTAA
- a CDS encoding Xaa-Pro dipeptidyl-peptidase — MKINQYAVVETPFEQQVHELTEIGFYDETVTDAMGAGAAAVWQALLLQAFPEYRDATSKLRELAVDNNRDVATFLQSGAPLTTEIFDAVALQLLGFTEAVDYQIDQPVEAVHEIGLPLYEKRGKWDVDDVLTAWYALLTTHTAGGLQFIDDLASRGYFAKTNLPLFFNGKAMATFDTSALIKEVVYVETDVDTDEDGVRDLVRVEILRPDTSVDVPVLFTASPYYQGLNNEANDAKLHTVDVPLSHKTPNNVRYEDIAFSGVTIPDSTQHEVIAEVDETTESFKATSHVDINNYFLARGFAVAYSSGVGTRHSDGMQDTGSPEQVLSMKAVVEWLAGNRVAFTDRTSGYAIKANWSNGKVAMTGKSYLGTLATAVATTGVAGLETVISEAAISDWYQYYRDNGLVIAPGGFPGEDMDVLAELVYSRMHDAGDWHRTKDQLPDVTWQANDQAETWETRQNWGQTETVAFPLAGDDEMSYEDWQIDADFEAYKRDFNNWCAEMLKQENDRFEVNRLVFTEAPFENDMVIDGEVTVKLRIKSSENFGLVSAMLVDYGEAQRLGATPTPLGQQIDRGTEWQPTSLVEFKLQKPTTEKMISIGHMNLQNRTAPWQVDDLAADEYVTLNLTLQPTLYRLKAGHQLGVILYGTDFEMTVRGNQDIRYTIDTTNSQLLVPIVND; from the coding sequence ATGAAGATAAATCAATATGCGGTGGTTGAGACCCCGTTCGAACAGCAGGTGCATGAACTGACAGAAATCGGTTTTTACGATGAGACCGTGACTGATGCAATGGGTGCTGGTGCAGCGGCCGTTTGGCAAGCATTGTTGCTTCAAGCCTTTCCAGAGTACCGGGACGCAACATCAAAATTACGTGAGTTAGCGGTTGATAACAATCGGGATGTTGCAACATTTTTGCAGAGTGGGGCGCCACTAACAACTGAGATTTTTGATGCCGTTGCACTGCAATTGCTTGGTTTTACGGAAGCTGTTGATTACCAAATTGATCAACCAGTAGAAGCAGTTCATGAAATTGGCCTACCGCTATACGAAAAGCGTGGCAAGTGGGACGTAGATGATGTTCTTACGGCTTGGTATGCTTTGCTGACAACGCACACAGCCGGCGGATTGCAATTTATCGATGATTTGGCCAGCCGTGGTTACTTTGCTAAGACGAATTTGCCACTGTTTTTCAACGGGAAAGCAATGGCGACTTTTGATACCAGTGCGCTAATTAAAGAAGTTGTGTATGTCGAAACGGATGTGGATACGGATGAAGATGGTGTTCGAGATTTGGTTCGCGTTGAAATTTTGCGACCTGATACGTCGGTTGATGTACCAGTCTTGTTTACGGCGTCACCTTACTATCAAGGATTGAACAACGAGGCGAATGATGCTAAATTGCACACGGTTGATGTGCCGCTAAGTCACAAGACACCTAACAATGTGCGCTATGAAGATATTGCATTCTCAGGGGTGACGATACCGGATTCGACACAACATGAGGTTATCGCTGAAGTTGATGAAACAACAGAAAGTTTCAAGGCAACGAGTCATGTCGACATCAACAATTACTTCTTGGCACGTGGTTTCGCGGTTGCATACTCTTCAGGTGTGGGTACGCGTCATTCAGATGGCATGCAAGACACCGGTTCGCCAGAACAAGTCCTTTCGATGAAGGCAGTCGTCGAATGGTTGGCAGGTAATCGTGTTGCTTTCACAGACCGCACTTCGGGTTATGCTATCAAGGCAAACTGGTCAAATGGCAAGGTTGCGATGACCGGAAAGTCGTATTTGGGAACCTTGGCGACAGCAGTAGCGACAACTGGCGTAGCTGGTTTGGAAACCGTGATTTCTGAAGCTGCCATCTCAGATTGGTACCAATACTATCGTGATAATGGTCTGGTTATTGCACCAGGTGGTTTCCCGGGTGAGGACATGGATGTGTTGGCGGAATTAGTTTACTCACGTATGCACGATGCAGGTGACTGGCACCGCACAAAGGACCAATTGCCGGATGTGACTTGGCAGGCGAATGACCAAGCTGAGACTTGGGAAACACGTCAAAATTGGGGGCAAACAGAAACGGTGGCCTTCCCATTGGCTGGGGATGATGAGATGAGCTACGAAGATTGGCAAATCGATGCCGATTTTGAGGCCTACAAGCGTGACTTCAACAATTGGTGTGCTGAAATGTTGAAGCAAGAGAATGACCGTTTTGAAGTTAACCGTTTGGTGTTCACGGAAGCGCCATTCGAAAATGACATGGTGATTGATGGTGAAGTGACGGTAAAGTTGCGCATCAAGTCATCTGAAAACTTTGGCTTGGTGAGCGCGATGTTGGTTGATTATGGTGAGGCACAACGTTTGGGTGCAACGCCAACGCCACTTGGTCAACAAATTGACCGTGGAACGGAGTGGCAGCCAACATCTTTGGTAGAGTTCAAATTGCAAAAGCCAACGACGGAAAAGATGATTAGCATCGGCCACATGAACTTGCAAAACCGCACCGCGCCTTGGCAAGTTGATGATTTGGCAGCTGATGAGTATGTGACGCTTAACTTGACGTTGCAGCCAACGCTTTATCGTTTGAAGGCGGGTCATCAATTGGGCGTTATTTTATATGGAACGGACTTTGAAATGACGGTGCGTGGTAACCAAGATATTCGCTACACGATTGATACGACTAACAGTCAATTGCTGGTCCCAATTGTGAACGACTAG
- a CDS encoding Cof-type HAD-IIB family hydrolase — MERKLIGIDLDKTTLNDAGEVSDRTRRTLQAAQADGHIVSIVTGRPMRLSMDIYDTLGLKSPMINFNGSLGHKPRQHWEHEYSFNIDREIAFDLLENAQMMGIDTVVAESKNDVWANGNGPQRNTEDAIFFPQDEANRKMLDRLNLQTDVNAILIHAENALHQSKIQHFVTERYGADRVNVKTWGGESPVLEVAPAGVSKDTGLDILRKAYDIKKDDIYAFGDEMNDFEMIGYATHGVVMKNGNPELKAIADDMTEYTNEEDGLARYLEKLLKLSL, encoded by the coding sequence ATGGAACGCAAACTAATCGGAATTGATTTAGATAAGACAACATTGAATGATGCAGGTGAGGTTTCAGACCGTACCCGTCGTACGTTGCAAGCTGCACAAGCTGACGGGCACATTGTGTCAATTGTCACGGGACGCCCCATGCGTTTGTCGATGGATATTTACGACACGTTGGGCTTGAAGTCACCAATGATTAACTTCAACGGATCATTGGGCCACAAGCCACGTCAACACTGGGAACACGAGTACTCATTTAATATCGATCGTGAAATTGCGTTTGACCTGCTTGAAAATGCACAAATGATGGGTATTGATACTGTCGTTGCGGAAAGCAAAAATGACGTGTGGGCAAATGGTAATGGCCCACAACGTAATACAGAAGATGCAATTTTCTTCCCACAAGACGAAGCGAACCGTAAGATGCTGGATCGTTTGAACTTGCAAACGGACGTGAATGCCATCTTGATTCACGCCGAAAATGCCTTGCACCAATCAAAAATTCAACACTTTGTAACGGAGCGCTACGGTGCTGATCGCGTGAACGTGAAGACTTGGGGTGGTGAATCACCAGTCCTTGAAGTGGCACCAGCTGGTGTTTCAAAGGATACTGGTTTGGACATCTTGCGTAAGGCCTACGACATTAAGAAGGATGATATCTATGCCTTTGGGGATGAAATGAACGACTTCGAGATGATTGGCTACGCAACTCACGGTGTTGTGATGAAGAACGGAAACCCCGAACTAAAGGCAATCGCCGACGATATGACAGAATACACCAACGAAGAAGACGGCTTGGCTCGTTATCTTGAGAAGTTGTTGAAATTGTCATTGTAA
- a CDS encoding RsmF rRNA methyltransferase first C-terminal domain-containing protein, whose translation MAELPEGFEEKYRQLLGDEADAFIESFDKPVVKAFRQNPLKANMDLYDTKADGKVPWGKWGNFGAVKGHSVDHTTGVIYSQEPSAQLVGELAHPKPGERVLDLAAAPGGKTTHLASFMEQKGLLVSNEIFRKRAAILSENVERFGIQNTIVTNHSPQELSPKFPQYFDKIVLDAPCSGEGMFRKDPAAIKYWHEHYPEENAACQREILEEAVKMLKPGGQLVYSTCTFAPEEDERIIAWLINERPDLEIVDADKYEGMDDGKPEWADGNPDLKKTARLFPHHSDGEGHFMAKLISNQTDEDYVSKEPKLAKSNLTKDQRELWQAFRADFMPDYDPELLIAFGDQIYAAPEGTPDLTGLQVMRVGVHLGTLKKKRFEPSLALALALHPDQFTRRYELTDEEWAQYVHGDTFMIRDRDQYKNGWYLLEIGGNGTGFGKLVDGQMKNFYPKGLRFLVREDKAEDLSDDMY comes from the coding sequence ATGGCGGAGTTACCAGAAGGATTTGAAGAAAAATACCGTCAATTACTTGGCGATGAGGCAGATGCTTTTATTGAATCGTTCGATAAGCCTGTCGTGAAGGCGTTCCGTCAAAACCCCTTGAAGGCCAATATGGATTTATACGATACCAAGGCCGACGGCAAGGTGCCATGGGGTAAGTGGGGAAACTTTGGTGCCGTAAAGGGCCACTCTGTTGATCACACAACGGGTGTCATTTACTCACAAGAGCCATCAGCCCAATTGGTTGGTGAACTTGCTCACCCCAAGCCAGGCGAGCGCGTGCTAGATTTGGCCGCTGCACCTGGTGGAAAGACCACGCACTTGGCATCATTTATGGAACAAAAGGGACTGTTGGTCTCAAATGAAATCTTCCGTAAGCGTGCGGCTATTTTGAGTGAAAACGTGGAGCGCTTTGGTATCCAAAATACGATTGTGACGAACCACTCACCACAAGAGTTGTCACCAAAGTTCCCACAATACTTCGACAAAATTGTGTTGGATGCACCATGTTCTGGTGAAGGCATGTTCCGTAAAGATCCAGCTGCAATCAAGTACTGGCACGAACACTACCCAGAAGAAAACGCTGCATGCCAACGTGAAATTTTGGAAGAAGCCGTTAAGATGTTGAAGCCGGGTGGTCAATTGGTTTACTCAACTTGCACGTTCGCACCAGAAGAAGATGAGCGCATCATTGCTTGGTTGATTAACGAACGTCCTGATTTGGAAATTGTTGATGCCGACAAGTACGAAGGTATGGATGATGGAAAGCCAGAATGGGCCGATGGTAACCCTGATTTGAAGAAGACGGCGCGTTTGTTCCCACACCACTCAGATGGTGAAGGACACTTTATGGCCAAATTGATTTCAAATCAAACGGATGAAGATTACGTTTCAAAGGAACCTAAGTTGGCGAAGTCTAACTTGACCAAGGATCAACGCGAATTGTGGCAAGCATTCCGTGCAGACTTCATGCCGGATTACGACCCAGAATTGTTGATTGCCTTTGGTGACCAAATTTACGCAGCCCCAGAAGGAACGCCTGATTTGACGGGACTTCAAGTGATGCGTGTTGGGGTTCACTTGGGAACTTTGAAGAAGAAGCGCTTTGAACCAAGTTTGGCCTTGGCGTTGGCTCTTCACCCAGACCAATTTACGCGTCGTTACGAATTGACTGACGAAGAGTGGGCGCAATACGTTCACGGTGACACGTTTATGATTCGTGACCGCGACCAGTATAAGAACGGTTGGTACTTGCTTGAAATCGGTGGCAACGGAACTGGTTTCGGTAAGTTGGTTGATGGCCAAATGAAGAATTTCTATCCAAAGGGATTGCGCTTTTTGGTTCGTGAAGACAAAGCAGAAGACTTGTCAGACGATATGTACTAA
- the gatC gene encoding Asp-tRNA(Asn)/Glu-tRNA(Gln) amidotransferase subunit GatC, giving the protein MANEQITREEVEHVANLAKLTLTDAEADMFTDHLEKIFEVVTTLAEVDTEGVKPTYSVTEMHTVLRDDVAVNAHQSAELLANAPEHTDTLIKVPAILDEGAEG; this is encoded by the coding sequence ATGGCAAACGAGCAAATTACACGTGAAGAAGTTGAACACGTTGCCAACTTGGCAAAGTTGACTTTGACGGACGCTGAAGCCGACATGTTTACAGATCACTTGGAGAAGATTTTCGAAGTGGTGACGACTTTGGCTGAAGTTGATACGGAGGGCGTAAAGCCAACGTATTCAGTGACAGAAATGCACACAGTTTTGCGCGATGACGTTGCGGTTAACGCACACCAATCAGCAGAATTGTTGGCAAATGCACCAGAACACACGGATACCTTGATTAAGGTGCCAGCTATTCTTGATGAAGGAGCAGAGGGCTAA
- the gatA gene encoding Asp-tRNA(Asn)/Glu-tRNA(Gln) amidotransferase subunit GatA — protein sequence MDFLHTDLETLHEQLVNKEITAVELAQATLDNIAATDDTYEAFITVMKDEALAEAAAIDEAGIDPDNILSGIPYGIKDNLVTKGVTTTAASKILQNFKPIYDATVVEKLRDNGAVGVGKLNMDEFAMGSTTETSYYKKTKNAWDQTKVPGGSSGGSAVAVAAGQVPFALGTDTGGSIRQPAAFNGIVGMKPTYGRVSRWGVIAFASSLDQVGVFTRTVKDNARVLSAMAGQDEKDQTSSDQAVPDFAANLNGDIKGMKIAVPAEYFGAGINEDVKATIKAGIAKLEELGAEVEEVSLPHTKYGVAAYYILGSAEASSNLQRFDGIRYGFRPEGVKNLDDLYVQTRSQGFGDEVKRRIMLGTYSLSAGTYDAFFKKAAQVRTLMNEDFQNVFAKYDLIIAPTTPNVAYNFGANEDDPEVTYMNDVLTIPVNMAGLPGMSVPAGFVDGLPVGMQFIANRFQEETIYRAAYAYEQATRLFEQVPGGNK from the coding sequence ATGGATTTCTTGCACACAGATTTGGAAACCTTGCACGAGCAACTCGTTAACAAGGAAATTACGGCTGTTGAATTGGCACAAGCAACGTTGGATAACATTGCTGCCACAGACGACACGTATGAAGCTTTCATCACGGTGATGAAGGACGAAGCATTGGCAGAAGCCGCTGCAATTGATGAAGCTGGTATCGACCCGGACAACATCTTGTCAGGTATCCCATACGGTATCAAGGATAACTTGGTAACCAAGGGTGTGACGACGACGGCTGCCTCAAAGATTTTGCAAAACTTCAAGCCAATTTATGACGCAACGGTTGTTGAAAAGTTGCGTGATAACGGTGCAGTTGGTGTTGGTAAGTTGAACATGGACGAATTTGCCATGGGTTCAACAACTGAAACGTCATACTACAAGAAGACGAAGAACGCTTGGGACCAAACAAAGGTTCCTGGTGGTTCATCAGGTGGATCTGCCGTTGCTGTTGCAGCTGGTCAAGTGCCATTTGCATTGGGAACTGATACGGGTGGTTCAATCCGTCAACCAGCCGCCTTCAACGGTATTGTTGGTATGAAGCCAACGTACGGTCGTGTATCACGTTGGGGTGTTATCGCCTTTGCGTCATCATTGGACCAAGTTGGTGTCTTCACACGTACGGTTAAGGACAACGCCCGCGTTTTGTCAGCTATGGCTGGTCAAGATGAGAAGGACCAAACGTCTTCAGACCAAGCGGTTCCTGATTTCGCTGCTAACTTGAACGGCGACATCAAGGGCATGAAGATTGCTGTGCCAGCTGAATACTTTGGTGCCGGAATCAACGAAGATGTTAAGGCAACAATCAAGGCTGGTATCGCCAAGCTTGAAGAGTTGGGTGCTGAAGTTGAAGAAGTATCATTGCCACACACCAAGTATGGTGTTGCTGCATACTACATCTTGGGTTCTGCCGAAGCTTCATCAAACTTGCAACGTTTCGATGGTATTCGTTACGGCTTCCGTCCTGAAGGTGTGAAGAACTTGGATGACTTGTACGTTCAAACACGTTCACAAGGCTTCGGTGACGAAGTTAAGCGTCGTATCATGTTGGGAACGTACTCATTGTCAGCAGGAACTTACGATGCATTCTTCAAGAAGGCTGCTCAAGTTCGTACGTTGATGAACGAGGACTTCCAAAACGTATTCGCTAAGTACGATTTGATTATCGCGCCAACGACACCAAACGTTGCTTACAACTTCGGTGCTAACGAAGATGATCCAGAAGTAACTTACATGAACGACGTATTGACGATTCCAGTTAACATGGCTGGTTTGCCAGGTATGTCAGTACCTGCCGGCTTCGTTGAT